A genomic stretch from Anomalospiza imberbis isolate Cuckoo-Finch-1a 21T00152 chromosome 9, ASM3175350v1, whole genome shotgun sequence includes:
- the BCL10 gene encoding B-cell lymphoma/leukemia 10 — protein sequence MEGPGSWSSSGGAGRPLTEDEMAEVKKDALERMRPYLCDKIIAERHFDYLRSKKILTREDTEEISARSSSRKKTGKLLDYLAENPKGLDTLIESIRRERTQNFLLQKITDVVLKVKNEKLEALKGLSCSTCMTSLYGGTNNLSRSFSDESNILDKTKDKESTQIHHPEEDYSTAAFVSAVSLHSMNLPVAEMGNSQCSVFSATLPGPGDPGAPPLPPELQSDQQEPCTSSSDNCFLPLRSRSVQPQ from the exons ATGGAGGGCCCGGGGTCGTGGTCGAGCTCGGGGGGCGCAGGGCGGCCGCTGACGGAGGACGAGATGGCGGAGGTGAAGAAGGAT gctTTAGAAAGGATGCGTCCTTACCTGTGTGATAAAATCATAGCTGAGAGACACTTTGATTACCTACGTTCTAAGAAAATACTCACTAGGGAGGACACAGAAGAAATTTCTGCTCGATCTTCCAGTAGGAAAAAAACTGGGAAGTTACTGGACTACTTAGCAGAAAATCCAAAGGGACTAGATACTTTGATTGAATCTATCAGAAGAGAAAGAACACAAAACTTCCTGTTACAAAAGATAACTGATGTAGTGTTGAAAGTCAAAAATGAAAAGCTTGAAGCTCTTAAAG GTTTAAGCTGCAGCACCTGTATGACCTCACTGTATGGAGGAACAAATAATCTTTCTAGATCATTTTCTGATGAATCAAATATTCTGGataaaacaaaagacaaagaaTCTACCCAGATACATCACCCAGAAGAAGATTATAGCACGGCTGCATTTGTGTCTGCTGTCTCTCTTCATTCAATGAATTTACCAGTTGCAGAGATGGGAAATTCACAGTGCAGTGTTTTCTCAGCCACCCTCCCAGGGCCTGGAGACCCTGGTGCACCCCCACTGCCTCCAGAGCTCCAGTCAGACCAGCAAGAGCCATGCACTAGTTCAAGTGACAATTGCTTTTTGCCTTTAAGATCACGTTCTGTTCAACCACAGTGA